From the genome of Thermoflexus hugenholtzii, one region includes:
- a CDS encoding M48 family metallopeptidase — protein sequence MDREEQARRYARLRRRLWAAEIALFAAYAMAWLGSGLALGLGEALARRLPPPLDAMGMAFLFGGGWALLSFPIDFYGGFLLPHRFGLSTQTRAAWLLDYLKAGGISAAIGLPLIGGLYLAFRRWPHTWWLPVGAAWIGFTVVLAQLAPVLLAPLFYRFQPLQDPELAGRLARLAQRAGIRVRGAYVIDMSRRTRAANAGLMGLGPTRRIVIGDTLLSRYTPDEIEAILAHELAHHLHRDIPLGLALESLISLAGFFIGAQGLPLGVRALGLPGLDHPSSLPALAIGALLFRLIWMIPVNAWSRWREWEADREAIRLCGRPMALATALRKLGEQNLAELDPEPWVEWIFYTHPALGKRIRAAEALAASHHPAQDVLN from the coding sequence ATGGACCGGGAGGAGCAGGCCCGGCGTTACGCCCGGCTGCGCCGTCGCCTGTGGGCGGCGGAGATCGCCCTGTTCGCCGCCTACGCCATGGCCTGGCTGGGAAGCGGCCTGGCCCTCGGCCTCGGCGAGGCCCTGGCCCGCCGCCTCCCGCCCCCGTTGGACGCGATGGGGATGGCCTTCCTGTTCGGAGGGGGATGGGCCTTGCTCTCCTTCCCCATCGATTTCTACGGCGGGTTCCTCCTCCCCCACCGTTTCGGCCTCTCCACCCAGACGCGCGCCGCGTGGCTCCTCGATTACCTCAAGGCCGGAGGGATCAGCGCCGCCATCGGCCTGCCTCTGATCGGCGGGCTCTACCTCGCCTTCCGACGCTGGCCCCACACCTGGTGGCTTCCCGTAGGAGCCGCCTGGATCGGCTTCACCGTTGTGCTGGCCCAGCTCGCCCCCGTGCTCCTCGCCCCCCTGTTCTACCGGTTCCAGCCCCTCCAGGATCCCGAGCTCGCCGGGCGGCTGGCCCGTCTGGCCCAGCGGGCCGGCATCCGGGTGCGAGGCGCCTATGTGATCGACATGAGCCGGCGGACCCGGGCGGCCAACGCCGGGCTGATGGGGCTGGGGCCCACCCGACGGATCGTGATCGGGGACACGCTGCTTTCGCGCTACACCCCCGACGAAATCGAGGCGATCCTGGCCCACGAGCTGGCCCATCATCTGCATCGGGATATCCCCCTGGGCCTGGCCCTGGAGAGCCTCATCAGCCTGGCCGGGTTCTTCATCGGAGCGCAAGGGCTGCCCCTGGGGGTCCGGGCCCTGGGCCTCCCCGGCCTGGATCACCCATCCAGCCTGCCCGCGCTGGCCATCGGCGCTCTCCTGTTCCGGTTGATCTGGATGATCCCGGTGAACGCGTGGTCGCGCTGGCGGGAATGGGAGGCGGATCGAGAGGCCATCCGCCTGTGCGGACGACCGATGGCGCTGGCAACGGCCTTGCGGAAGCTGGGCGAGCAGAACCTGGCGGAGCTGGATCCGGAGCCCTGGGTGGAATGGATCTTCTACACCCACCCGGCGCTGGGGAAGCGGATCCGCGCGGCCGAAGCCCTCGCCGCATCGCACCATCCGGCTCAAGATGTGTTAAACTGA
- a CDS encoding MBL fold metallo-hydrolase produces the protein METRPRLLSRIHWLGHDAFRIDGPPVIYLDPWQVPADAPKADLILISHEHFDHCSPEDVNRLRQPDTVIISSPAAAAKIKGAQAMRPGERLSVKGVEIEAVPAYNINKRFHPREAGGLGFILTIEGERLYFAGDTDFIPEMKEIRCDIALLPVSGTYVMTAEEAAQAAAAIRPKVAIPMHYGAGVAGSEADAERFRSLYPGTVVILKPER, from the coding sequence ATGGAAACGCGCCCTCGCCTGTTGAGCCGGATCCACTGGCTGGGTCATGACGCCTTCCGCATCGATGGACCGCCGGTGATCTATTTGGATCCCTGGCAGGTCCCTGCGGACGCGCCGAAAGCGGATCTCATCCTGATCAGCCACGAGCACTTCGATCATTGCTCTCCGGAGGACGTCAACCGGCTCCGCCAGCCGGACACCGTGATCATCAGCAGCCCGGCAGCGGCCGCCAAAATCAAAGGCGCCCAGGCCATGCGCCCCGGCGAGCGCCTCTCCGTGAAGGGCGTGGAGATCGAAGCGGTGCCGGCCTACAACATCAACAAACGATTCCACCCCCGGGAGGCCGGCGGGCTGGGCTTCATCCTCACCATCGAAGGGGAGCGTCTCTACTTCGCCGGGGACACAGACTTCATCCCCGAGATGAAGGAGATCCGCTGCGATATCGCCCTGCTCCCCGTCAGCGGGACTTACGTGATGACGGCGGAGGAGGCCGCCCAGGCCGCCGCAGCCATCCGGCCGAAGGTCGCCATCCCCATGCATTACGGAGCCGGAGTGGCCGGCTCCGAGGCCGACGCCGAGCGCTTCCGCTCCCTCTATCCGGGCACCGTGGTCATCCTGAAGCCGGAGCGCTGA
- a CDS encoding class I SAM-dependent methyltransferase, which yields MSERIEIHNQLQREYFGRRIKRTMWPERTPYVIRQVDEVIRFGDLRPGERILDVGCGMGRHAFLLAERGLRVEGLELSPFLIERMQEFDGGRYRIPVYCADIHRCPPELHGRYDALVGFFVLHHLADLRQAFASMARLLRPGGRVVFLEPNPLNPLYYLQILITPGMSWAAERGILNMRPSVISKAMEPAGLRLTAIAHYGFFPPFLSNHPWGGRLERLLEQAPLWRSLLPFQLFRGDQR from the coding sequence ATGTCGGAGCGCATCGAGATCCATAACCAGCTCCAGCGGGAATATTTCGGACGTCGCATCAAGCGCACGATGTGGCCGGAGCGGACACCCTACGTGATCCGTCAGGTGGATGAGGTCATCCGCTTCGGCGATCTCCGGCCGGGGGAGCGAATTCTGGATGTGGGATGCGGGATGGGCCGTCATGCCTTCCTGCTGGCCGAGCGCGGCCTCCGGGTGGAGGGGCTGGAGCTCTCCCCCTTCCTGATCGAACGGATGCAGGAATTCGACGGCGGACGATACCGCATCCCGGTCTACTGCGCAGACATCCACCGCTGTCCTCCCGAGCTGCACGGACGCTATGACGCGCTGGTAGGATTCTTCGTCCTGCATCATCTGGCGGACCTGCGCCAGGCCTTTGCGTCTATGGCTCGGCTTCTGCGACCGGGAGGGCGGGTGGTTTTCCTGGAGCCCAACCCCCTCAACCCCCTTTACTATCTTCAGATCCTGATCACACCGGGGATGTCGTGGGCGGCAGAGCGGGGGATCCTAAACATGCGCCCTTCCGTGATTTCGAAGGCGATGGAGCCGGCCGGGCTACGGCTGACCGCCATCGCCCACTACGGCTTCTTCCCCCCATTCCTGTCGAACCACCCCTGGGGAGGTCGCCTGGAGCGACTCCTGGAACAGGCGCCCCTCTGGCGATCGCTTCTGCCCTTTCAGCTGTTCCGCGGGGACCAGAGATGA
- a CDS encoding glycosyltransferase family 2 protein, with product MEIRPEISLVIPVFRNRETLYPLYARLQSVLDGVGWSWELIAVHDACPEGSLRVLRELAARDPRIRILDLPRNVGQHRAIWLGLHETRGRYVVVMDADLQDPPEAIPLLRKVMEEAQGRALVVFAGRRGRYERLDRMLTSWLFKRALHWICGAPVDAGTFCLMEGQVAEALRRWDAPEPHLPTLIACAGFPALVVPIHRSPRPIGRSAYTTGMRCQLAWRILRTAWALKRNPARFLGLSDAFAFPEPRTHLSGGAKRADVGAHRDP from the coding sequence ATGGAGATCCGACCTGAGATCAGCCTGGTCATTCCGGTCTTCCGAAACCGGGAAACCCTCTACCCCCTGTATGCACGCCTGCAATCCGTCCTGGACGGGGTGGGCTGGTCCTGGGAACTGATCGCCGTCCACGATGCCTGTCCCGAGGGCTCCCTAAGGGTGCTGCGGGAGCTCGCTGCCCGGGATCCCCGGATCCGGATCCTGGATCTCCCTCGGAACGTCGGGCAGCACCGGGCCATCTGGCTTGGCCTGCACGAAACCCGGGGGCGTTATGTGGTCGTGATGGATGCGGACCTGCAGGACCCGCCGGAAGCCATTCCGCTTCTCCGAAAGGTGATGGAGGAAGCGCAGGGCCGAGCCCTTGTGGTCTTCGCCGGACGACGCGGGCGATACGAGCGGCTGGATCGGATGCTGACCTCGTGGCTCTTCAAGCGGGCCCTCCACTGGATCTGCGGGGCTCCGGTGGATGCGGGGACCTTCTGCCTCATGGAAGGCCAAGTGGCGGAGGCCCTGCGACGCTGGGATGCGCCCGAGCCGCATTTGCCCACGCTGATCGCCTGTGCGGGCTTCCCCGCGCTGGTCGTTCCGATCCACCGCTCCCCTCGCCCAATCGGCCGCTCCGCCTACACGACTGGCATGCGCTGTCAGCTCGCCTGGCGCATCCTCCGCACCGCCTGGGCGCTGAAACGTAACCCAGCCCGCTTCCTTGGCCTCTCCGACGCGTTCGCCTTTCCAGAACCGCGCACCCATCTCTCTGGAGGAGCGAAGCGCGCCGATGTCGGAGCGCATCGAGATCCATAA
- a CDS encoding NAD(P)-dependent oxidoreductase — translation MADLQGAPILITGGAGFIGSHLTRRLLEAGARVHLIVRPGTDLRRLAGMMDQVSIHRGDLLDAGEVREVVTNVRPRWIFHLAVRRGHPRTPEERLELLRSSLMGTAHVLEAARDVGIARLIHIGSSLEYGPYPRAIRERDPLRPTTDRGVAKATASLLVAFYARAFGLPAVILRPFYVYGPGEPPEQLIPTLLRAALSGEEVRLTASGYRHDFVFVEDVAEACLRAATRSVRPGEAFNIGTGIQWTNEEVAAWVEFITGRSLRLRIGAHPPSPPDTSCWVADIRKAQRRLQWSPRWDLPAGLRRTLEWMQRHGDPT, via the coding sequence ATGGCCGATCTCCAGGGCGCGCCTATCCTGATCACCGGTGGGGCTGGCTTCATCGGCTCCCACCTGACGCGCCGCCTGCTGGAGGCCGGCGCGCGGGTCCACCTCATCGTCCGACCGGGCACCGATCTCAGGCGCCTGGCCGGGATGATGGATCAGGTTTCGATCCACCGCGGGGACCTCCTGGATGCGGGAGAGGTGCGGGAGGTGGTAACGAACGTGCGCCCCCGCTGGATTTTCCATCTCGCCGTCCGGCGCGGGCACCCACGCACGCCGGAGGAACGCCTGGAGCTCCTGCGGTCCAGTCTCATGGGCACCGCGCACGTGCTGGAGGCGGCGCGGGATGTGGGGATCGCCCGCTTGATCCACATCGGAAGCTCCCTGGAATACGGCCCGTATCCCCGGGCGATCCGTGAGCGGGATCCCTTGCGCCCGACAACTGACCGGGGGGTTGCGAAGGCCACAGCCAGCCTGCTGGTGGCTTTTTACGCCCGGGCCTTCGGACTGCCCGCGGTTATCCTTCGCCCATTTTACGTCTATGGGCCCGGCGAGCCTCCGGAGCAGCTCATCCCCACGCTGCTCCGCGCAGCCCTCAGCGGGGAGGAGGTCCGCCTGACCGCGTCCGGTTACCGGCATGATTTCGTCTTCGTCGAGGACGTGGCGGAGGCATGCTTGCGCGCCGCCACGCGATCGGTCCGGCCGGGGGAAGCCTTCAACATCGGCACCGGCATCCAGTGGACCAACGAGGAGGTGGCCGCATGGGTGGAATTTATCACCGGCCGATCCCTTCGCCTGCGGATCGGCGCCCATCCTCCCAGCCCGCCAGACACCTCCTGCTGGGTTGCGGATATCCGGAAGGCCCAACGCCGTCTGCAATGGTCACCCCGGTGGGATCTGCCCGCCGGCCTGCGAAGGACCCTGGAATGGATGCAGCGCCATGGAGATCCGACCTGA
- a CDS encoding aldolase/citrate lyase family protein, whose amino-acid sequence MDWEYIGKAERQAGFDTQINHDTLEDLRRVRACTAARVLCRINAFGPWTQKEIEAAVQAGADEILLPMVRSVEEVERVLEWAKGRCGVGILIETREAVAICERLAQLPLTRAYLGLHDLAIERRTPNPFRAIPDGIVGRVRSAFPIPFGFAGLTLPDRGFPIPCRLLIAEMARLGCSFSFLRRSFLRDIVGRDPRMEIPRILEALREAFRQPLPAREAMHQELLRAIEEADAFFSNRNRMVSLWPISRARLS is encoded by the coding sequence GTGGACTGGGAATATATCGGCAAAGCGGAGCGTCAAGCTGGATTCGACACCCAGATCAACCACGACACCCTGGAGGACCTGCGACGGGTTCGTGCCTGCACGGCTGCCCGTGTCCTGTGCCGGATCAACGCCTTCGGCCCTTGGACCCAAAAGGAAATCGAGGCTGCTGTGCAGGCCGGTGCTGATGAGATCCTGCTCCCCATGGTTCGCTCTGTGGAGGAAGTGGAGCGTGTCCTGGAGTGGGCGAAGGGGCGATGTGGGGTCGGGATCCTGATCGAAACGCGAGAGGCAGTGGCCATTTGCGAGCGCCTGGCTCAACTCCCCCTCACCCGGGCTTACCTGGGGCTGCACGATCTGGCCATCGAGCGAAGAACCCCCAACCCGTTCCGGGCGATCCCAGATGGAATTGTGGGGCGGGTCCGGTCCGCCTTCCCCATCCCCTTCGGCTTCGCGGGGCTCACTCTTCCGGATCGCGGTTTTCCCATCCCCTGTCGCCTGTTGATCGCGGAGATGGCCCGACTGGGGTGTTCATTCTCGTTCCTGCGGCGTTCCTTCTTGCGGGATATCGTGGGCCGGGATCCACGGATGGAGATCCCACGGATCCTGGAGGCGCTGCGGGAGGCTTTCCGGCAACCGCTTCCGGCACGGGAGGCTATGCATCAGGAGCTTCTGCGCGCCATCGAGGAAGCGGACGCTTTCTTTTCAAACCGCAATCGGATGGTGAGTTTATGGCCGATCTCCAGGGCGCGCCTATCCTGA
- a CDS encoding class I SAM-dependent methyltransferase produces MEEWHFWFRGRQAYIESWLTRIALSHSERVLDIGCGTGWMVRWLASKGVRSIGLDSLAPALARLRAYHPTLSGVQGDAERLPFRAASVSLILCLDVLEHLDDRQALQEAWRVLTPGGWLILAVPAVPGLWSARDEAAGHRRRYTRALLRQRLQEAGFCIVDLRFYMFLLFPLIALTRWLGRFRPSLQEIEERPPSLLNSMLSHLLRLEIGIGRHIPWPWGSTLLALARKAC; encoded by the coding sequence ATGGAGGAGTGGCACTTCTGGTTTCGCGGGCGCCAGGCTTATATTGAAAGCTGGCTGACTCGCATTGCTCTTTCCCACAGCGAGAGGGTTTTGGATATTGGTTGCGGAACCGGATGGATGGTCCGTTGGTTGGCCTCAAAGGGAGTCCGCTCAATTGGCCTCGATTCGCTGGCTCCAGCCCTGGCCCGGCTTCGCGCCTACCATCCCACCCTCTCCGGCGTGCAGGGAGACGCGGAGCGCCTTCCGTTCCGGGCAGCGAGCGTGTCTCTCATCTTATGTCTGGACGTATTGGAGCATCTGGACGATCGGCAGGCTTTGCAGGAGGCGTGGCGGGTTCTAACCCCGGGGGGATGGCTGATCCTCGCCGTGCCTGCCGTGCCTGGCCTCTGGAGCGCTCGGGACGAGGCTGCCGGCCACCGCCGCCGTTACACCCGAGCGTTGCTCCGCCAGCGTCTCCAAGAAGCGGGATTCTGCATCGTGGATCTGCGCTTTTATATGTTCCTTCTCTTTCCTCTAATCGCCCTTACCCGATGGCTGGGGCGCTTCCGCCCTTCGCTGCAGGAAATCGAGGAACGCCCCCCTTCGCTCCTCAACAGCATGCTTTCCCATCTCCTCCGTCTCGAGATCGGAATTGGCCGCCACATCCCTTGGCCCTGGGGATCCACCCTGTTGGCCTTGGCACGCAAGGCGTGCTAA
- a CDS encoding hydrogenase maturation protease: MNAGPRWVLIGLGNPMRRDDGVGPWVAAQLRGRSWPDLRAIRMELPDPMRLAEAWEGAEIAWIVDAVEADAPPGTLLRIREERLRTDLRPRGFSTHGLDLVEAIALARTLGPSPRRVILYGIIGADFGFGEGLSPAVEAGARRLLRRLERLIARLTQTSC, encoded by the coding sequence ATGAACGCGGGTCCCCGTTGGGTGCTCATCGGCCTCGGGAATCCGATGCGAAGGGATGATGGGGTCGGCCCGTGGGTGGCCGCTCAGCTTCGAGGAAGGAGCTGGCCGGATCTCCGGGCCATCCGGATGGAGCTCCCGGACCCGATGAGGCTGGCCGAGGCATGGGAGGGGGCGGAGATCGCCTGGATTGTGGACGCGGTGGAGGCCGATGCGCCGCCCGGAACACTCCTTCGGATCCGAGAGGAGCGCCTCCGGACGGATCTCCGTCCACGCGGGTTCTCCACCCACGGGTTGGATCTGGTGGAAGCCATCGCCCTGGCCCGGACGCTGGGGCCGTCCCCCCGACGGGTGATCCTCTATGGGATCATCGGGGCGGACTTCGGGTTCGGAGAGGGGCTGTCCCCCGCCGTGGAGGCCGGCGCCCGCCGCCTCCTCCGCCGGCTGGAGCGCCTGATCGCTCGCCTCACCCAAACATCCTGTTGA
- a CDS encoding Ni/Fe hydrogenase subunit alpha, which translates to MPGSRKLTVRVEALARVEGEGALHLRVHNGQVRELRLEIYEPPRFFEAFLRGRRLEEAPDITARICGICPVAYQMSACNALESLLGLSVGGSLRDLRLLLYYGEWIESHALHMFLLHLPDFLGYESALHMARDHPDWVQKGLQIKKAGNALMARIGGREVHPINVRVGGFYSVPSRRALLEHKEELARARDLMIEALRWMAGLEFPEFEEDYEFVALYHPEEYAILEGQVRFSHGLLAPVSAFEEIIEEIHVPYSNALHAVIRGRGSYMVGPLARFNLNFSQLSPLAREVAVSIGLTPPVRNPFRSLLVRGIEVIHACEEALRLIDRYEPPDRPFEPFEVRAGTGFGASEAPRGLLYHRYRVNAEGLIEEARIIPPTSQNQRRIEDDLRKLVPQLLSLPRDALTWRCEQAIRNYDPCISCATHFLRLELVEE; encoded by the coding sequence ATGCCGGGATCGCGGAAGCTGACCGTTCGGGTTGAGGCCCTGGCGCGGGTGGAAGGGGAAGGCGCCCTGCACCTGCGGGTTCATAACGGACAGGTGCGTGAGCTCCGCCTGGAGATCTATGAGCCCCCGCGGTTCTTCGAGGCCTTCCTGCGAGGCCGCCGCCTGGAGGAGGCGCCGGACATCACGGCGCGGATCTGCGGGATCTGCCCCGTGGCCTACCAGATGAGCGCGTGCAACGCCCTGGAAAGCCTCCTCGGCCTGTCCGTGGGAGGCTCCCTCCGGGACTTGCGGTTGCTGCTTTACTACGGGGAATGGATCGAAAGCCATGCCCTCCACATGTTTCTGCTGCACCTGCCGGACTTCCTGGGTTATGAGAGCGCCCTCCACATGGCCCGGGATCATCCGGATTGGGTGCAGAAGGGGCTTCAGATCAAGAAGGCGGGGAACGCCCTGATGGCCCGCATCGGCGGCCGCGAGGTTCACCCCATCAACGTCCGCGTCGGGGGATTCTATTCCGTCCCATCGCGCCGCGCCCTCCTGGAACACAAAGAGGAGCTTGCCCGCGCTCGCGATCTCATGATCGAAGCCCTCCGCTGGATGGCCGGTCTGGAGTTCCCGGAGTTCGAGGAGGATTACGAGTTCGTGGCCCTTTATCATCCCGAGGAATACGCCATCCTGGAGGGTCAGGTTCGTTTCAGCCACGGGTTGCTGGCCCCGGTCTCCGCCTTTGAGGAGATCATCGAGGAGATCCACGTGCCCTACAGCAACGCCCTGCACGCGGTGATCCGGGGGCGCGGCAGCTATATGGTCGGCCCCCTGGCCCGGTTCAACCTGAACTTCTCCCAGCTCTCCCCCCTGGCCCGGGAGGTGGCGGTATCCATCGGTCTGACGCCACCGGTGCGCAACCCCTTCCGCAGTCTTCTCGTCCGCGGCATCGAGGTCATCCACGCCTGCGAGGAGGCCCTGCGCCTCATCGACCGTTATGAGCCGCCGGATCGCCCCTTTGAGCCCTTCGAGGTCCGGGCGGGGACCGGCTTTGGGGCCAGCGAGGCTCCACGGGGGCTTCTGTATCACCGCTATCGGGTCAACGCGGAGGGCCTCATCGAGGAAGCGCGGATCATCCCGCCCACCTCCCAGAACCAGCGCCGCATCGAGGACGATCTGCGCAAACTGGTGCCGCAGCTGCTCTCCCTGCCCCGGGATGCGCTCACATGGCGCTGCGAGCAGGCCATCCGGAACTACGATCCCTGCATCTCCTGCGCCACGCACTTCCTGCGGCTGGAGCTTGTGGAGGAATGA
- a CDS encoding FAD/NAD(P)-binding protein: MISSTTHPSAPTLERFLPAPYPVTGIRRETGDTVTLRLRPPEGRPPAFQPGQFNMLYLFGIGEVPISISGVHPRSGDLEHTVRAVGSVTRALARLRKGDVVGVRGPFGKGWPLEEARGHDILILAGGIGLAPLRPALQHILAHRSEYEQVVLLYGARTPADLLYPAELERWRGRLDLQVFVTVDRGDEAWRGHIGVVTTLLPLAERLLDFRKAFILMCGPEVMMRVAARELEDRKVPPERIFLSLERNMKCALGFCGHCQFGPVFICRDGPVFPLGRVRPLLEVREL, translated from the coding sequence ATGATCTCTTCTACCACCCACCCATCGGCGCCGACGCTGGAACGCTTCCTCCCCGCCCCCTATCCGGTCACCGGGATCCGCCGGGAGACCGGGGATACGGTGACGCTGCGCCTGCGCCCTCCGGAGGGCCGCCCACCGGCTTTCCAGCCCGGCCAGTTCAACATGCTCTACCTGTTCGGCATCGGCGAGGTCCCGATCTCCATCAGCGGGGTCCATCCCCGCAGCGGAGACCTGGAGCACACGGTGCGGGCGGTCGGATCCGTCACGCGGGCCCTGGCTCGGCTCCGGAAAGGCGACGTGGTGGGCGTGCGGGGTCCCTTCGGGAAGGGCTGGCCCCTTGAGGAGGCCAGGGGGCACGACATCCTGATCCTCGCCGGGGGCATCGGGCTGGCACCCCTGCGTCCCGCCCTCCAGCACATCCTGGCTCATCGCTCCGAATACGAGCAGGTGGTGCTCCTCTATGGAGCCCGCACGCCCGCTGACCTGCTGTATCCGGCGGAGCTGGAACGCTGGCGGGGGCGGCTGGATCTGCAGGTCTTCGTGACGGTGGACCGCGGGGACGAAGCCTGGCGGGGGCACATCGGGGTGGTCACCACGCTGCTCCCTCTGGCCGAGCGGTTGCTGGATTTCCGGAAGGCGTTCATTCTGATGTGCGGCCCCGAGGTCATGATGCGTGTGGCGGCCCGCGAGCTGGAGGATCGCAAGGTGCCCCCGGAGCGCATCTTCCTGTCCCTGGAGCGGAACATGAAGTGCGCCCTGGGGTTCTGCGGCCACTGCCAGTTCGGCCCCGTCTTCATCTGTCGGGACGGCCCGGTGTTCCCCCTGGGCCGCGTCCGCCCGCTCCTGGAGGTGCGGGAGCTGTAA
- a CDS encoding cyclic nucleotide-binding domain-containing protein, with protein MSKAAILEALRQHPFTHDMEEAWKEVLAEMARLQTYPPDALLLREGRAADAFFLIVDGLVAIEMFVPERGTLRLQTVSAGEVVGWSWALPPYRWEFDARALAETTAVVLDAAALRARMSQDCALAAWILSRLLAVVAGRLKATRLQLLDLYAPPERRTP; from the coding sequence ATGTCCAAAGCGGCGATCCTGGAAGCCCTGCGCCAGCATCCCTTCACCCACGACATGGAGGAGGCCTGGAAAGAGGTCCTGGCGGAGATGGCGCGGCTGCAGACCTACCCGCCGGACGCGCTGCTGCTGCGGGAGGGACGTGCTGCCGATGCCTTCTTCCTCATCGTGGATGGCCTGGTGGCCATCGAGATGTTCGTGCCCGAGCGGGGAACCCTGCGCCTGCAAACCGTGAGCGCGGGGGAAGTGGTCGGCTGGTCGTGGGCGCTCCCGCCTTACCGCTGGGAGTTCGACGCCCGCGCCCTCGCCGAAACCACCGCCGTGGTCCTGGACGCCGCCGCCCTCCGGGCCCGGATGAGCCAGGACTGCGCCCTCGCCGCCTGGATCCTGAGCCGCCTGCTCGCCGTGGTCGCCGGCCGCTTGAAAGCGACCCGCCTGCAGCTGCTGGATCTCTATGCCCCGCCGGAGCGGAGGACGCCATGA
- a CDS encoding 4Fe-4S dicluster domain-containing protein, protein MANPEAPIPTPSSMWRMEKARLQDLIDALRRQGYTVIGPCIREGAIVYDEIHQISDLPIGWTDEQDGGRYRLKRREDSSFFGYAVGPYSWKRFLHPPVLSLGRARRNGAGFEWIAPSDPAPRYAFLGVRACELHAIAILDRVFMSGPYVDPAYQARREGVFLIAVQCAVAGGTCFCASMGTGPKAPPGADLILTELAEAFIVEIGTERGAALMAGIPCAPATEADRAAVEAQLASTARAMGRQMDTTDLPALLYRNLEHPRWEEVAQRCLTCGNCTMVCPTCFCFTVEDISDLTGTRAERVRRWDSCFTTEFTYTAGRPIRQSAKARYRQWLTHKLASWWEQFGTSGCVGCGRCITWCPVGIDLTEEVAAIRRTDGATLEAERR, encoded by the coding sequence ATGGCAAACCCCGAAGCCCCGATCCCCACTCCGAGCTCGATGTGGCGGATGGAGAAAGCCCGATTGCAGGACCTGATCGATGCGCTCCGCCGGCAGGGCTACACCGTCATCGGCCCTTGCATCCGGGAAGGGGCCATCGTTTACGATGAGATCCACCAGATCTCGGATCTCCCCATTGGATGGACGGATGAGCAGGACGGCGGACGCTATCGTCTGAAGCGTCGGGAGGATTCTTCCTTCTTCGGCTATGCGGTGGGACCCTATTCCTGGAAGCGCTTCCTGCATCCCCCGGTCCTCTCCCTGGGCCGGGCTCGCCGCAACGGCGCGGGGTTCGAGTGGATCGCCCCCTCGGATCCTGCGCCCCGCTATGCGTTCCTGGGGGTCCGGGCTTGCGAGCTTCACGCCATCGCGATCCTGGATCGGGTGTTCATGAGCGGGCCGTATGTGGACCCGGCGTATCAGGCCCGCCGGGAGGGAGTTTTCCTGATCGCAGTGCAGTGCGCCGTCGCCGGCGGCACGTGCTTCTGCGCCTCCATGGGCACCGGGCCCAAGGCCCCACCGGGCGCGGACCTCATCCTCACGGAGCTGGCGGAGGCCTTCATCGTCGAGATCGGGACGGAGCGGGGCGCGGCGTTGATGGCCGGCATCCCCTGCGCCCCCGCCACCGAGGCCGACCGGGCCGCGGTGGAGGCGCAACTCGCCTCCACCGCCCGCGCCATGGGCCGGCAGATGGACACCACCGACCTGCCCGCCTTGCTCTACCGCAACCTGGAGCATCCCCGCTGGGAGGAGGTGGCCCAGCGCTGCCTCACCTGTGGGAACTGCACCATGGTCTGTCCCACCTGCTTCTGCTTCACTGTGGAGGACATCAGCGATCTCACCGGCACCCGGGCCGAGCGGGTGCGCCGCTGGGATTCGTGCTTCACCACAGAGTTCACCTACACCGCCGGCCGCCCCATCCGCCAGAGCGCGAAGGCCCGTTACCGCCAGTGGCTGACCCACAAGCTGGCCTCCTGGTGGGAGCAGTTCGGGACCTCGGGATGTGTCGGCTGTGGGCGCTGCATCACCTGGTGCCCGGTAGGGATCGATCTGACCGAAGAGGTGGCCGCCATCCGCAGGACCGACGGCGCCACCCTCGAGGCGGAGAGGAGGTGA